The Alphaproteobacteria bacterium DNA segment CGAAAAGGATTTCTTCGGCCAGAGGTTGTTTCAGATGCTCTTGCATGGCGCGCGCCAGCGGCCTTGCCCCGAATACGGGATCATAGCCTTTTTGCGCCAGGAATTCGCGGGCAGACTGGGTCAGGACGATGTTGACATGGCGTTCGCGCAATTGGCCTTCCAGCTCCAGCACGAATTTGTCCACGATGCGGCCCATGGTGTCGGGCGTAAGGCTGGCAAAGGGAATGATGGCGTCCAGGCGGTTGCGGAATTCGGGCGTGAAGAGGCGGTTGATGGCCTCGGCGTCTTCGCCTTCGCGCTTATCGCGGCCAAAGCCGATGGGCGCTTTGGCCATTTCCGCCGCCCCGGCATTGGTTGTCATGATCAAGACGATATGCCGAAAATCCACCGACTTGCCGTTATGGTCGGTCAGTCGGCCATGATCCATCACCTGCAACAACAGGCTGTAGATATCGGTATGCGCCTTTTCGATCTCGTCCAACAGCAGCACGGCATGCGGGTTTTGGTCCACGGCATCGGTCAGCAATCCGCCTTGGTCGAATCCCACATAGCCCGGCGGCGCGCCGATCAGCCGCGCGATGCTGTGCCGCTCCATGTATTCCGACATGTCAAAACGTAAAAGCTCGACACCCAGGGCATGCGACAATTGCCGCGCGACCTCGGTCTTGCCCACGCCGGTGGGGCCCGAGAACAGATAGCAGCCCGTGGGCTTATTGGGATCGCGCAAACCCGCGCGCGCCAGCTTGACGGCGCAGACCAGCGAGTCGATGGCATTGTCCTGGCCATAGATGGCCGATTTAATCTCACCCTCCAGGTTCATCAAGGCGCTACGATCATCTTGCGTCAGACGCTTGACGGGCATGCGCGCCATCTGGGCGATCACTTCCTCGACTTCGCGCGCGCCGATGACGCGGCGGCGACGGTTTTCGGTGCTCAGATGCTGTCTGGCTCCGGCCTCGTCCAGAACGTCGATGGCCTTGTCCGGCAAACGCCGATCATTCAAATGTCGCGCCGACAGAGTGACTGCCGCGCGCACGGCCTCGCTTGTATAGCGCACGCCGTGATGGCGTTCATAGCCGCCCTTGACGCCGGACAGAATCCGCACGGCATCGTCATGCGATGGCTCGGCCACGTCGATCTTTTGAAAACGCCGCGCCAGGGCGCGGTCTTTTTCGAAATGCGCCCGGTATTCCTTGTAGGTGGTCGATCCGATGCAGCGTAAACGGCCATCGGCCAAAGCGGGCTTCAGAAGATTCGAGGCGTCCATGCTGCCCCCCGATGTGGCCCCCGCGCCGATGATGGTGTGGATTTCGTCAATGAACAGCACGCTGTCTTTCAGGCGATTCAGCTCGCCCAGCACGTTTTTCAGCCGCTCTTCGAAATCGCCTCGATAGCGCGTGCCGGCCAACATGGCGCCCAGGTCCAGGGCGTAGATCGTCGTCTCGCGCAAAGCCTCGGGCACTTGCTTTTCCACGATCCGTCGCGCCAGTCCTTCGGCGATAGCCGTTTTCCCCACGCCCGGATCGCCGACATAAAGCGGGTTGTTTTTGGACCTTCTGCATAGGATCTGCAAAGTGCGGGCAATCTCGATATCTCGGCCGATCAGCGGATCAATGCGACCGTCGCGCGCCTTTTGGTTCAGATTGATACAATAGGCGGCCAGCGCGTCGCGGCCTTGCTTGATGACATGTTCGGTCGTGGCGTCTTCATCGGCACCGCTGATCCCGCCAGGACTGGGCGGCGCGGATTCGTCACTGGCCCGGGTGGGCGTTTCCGGCGCAGGGTTGGACGGCGGAGCCTTCATAATGCCGTGCGAGAGATAGTTCACGGCATCCAGCCGCGTCATGCCCTGGCTGTGCAGGAAATATACGGCGTAGCTTTCATGCTCCGAGAACATGGCCACCAAAACATGGGCACCGCTGACTTCTTGCCGCCGTCCGGTGGATTGGACATGCAAGGCCGCGCGTTGTAGGACTCGCTGAAACGCTGCCGTCGGCTGAGCTTCGCTGGACGATAATCCCAACAGACTGCCCAGGCCGTTCTCAAGATAGGTCTCGATATCTTGACGTAAGCGTCCAACCTCCACATTGCAGCCACGGATGACGGCGACTGCGTCGGCATCTTCGATCAACGCCAGCAGCATATGTTCAAGCGTGACGAATTCATGTCGCCGCGATTGGGCATGCGCCAAGGCGCGATGCAAGGATTCTTCTAGATGCCGGGTCAGCATGGGCTGTCCTCCTTCGCATATGCATGCAAGGCCGCAGCTATGCCACGATCAGTCAAAGCCGGCGCTTTCATGCCTTCTCCATGGTGCATTGCAAGGGGTGCTGATGTCGATGGGAGAAGCTCATCACCTGCGCCACCTTGGTTTCGGCGATCTCATAACTGTACACGCCGCATAGGCCTACGCCACGTCGATGCACATGCATCATGATGTGCAATGCCTCCTCATGCGATTTGGCGAAGAACTGCTCCAAAACATGCACCACGAAATCCATAGGTGTGTAATCATCATTTAATAACAATACGTTGAACATAGAAGGCTTTTGCGTTTTTGGGCGTATGTCCACATCCACATCGCTAACGGGCGAAGGCAGATTGGCCAAAAATTTGCCTAAATACGTGCGCATGATCCCTCGGACGACCTCTGCAACCCTGTTTTATCCACAGGCGGGCATGCCTGCGTCTGTAAAACACCTATCTCATAGGCTCAAAAATTCAAGCTCCGTCTAGGTTTCCAGGCATATCCGAAAAAAAATTAAAAAAAAGTAAATGACCTCAATTTTTTTCTGGACAGGGTGTGGGCACGATGCTAACTTCCGATCCGTCAGCAAGCCTCTGGCTCCGCTGGCAACCCCGAATGCAAGTGATACGCCGATCCGGCGATCTAGGCCGGACAGGAAGAATTTTCGGCTGTTGTGTGCATCTAGGGGTTTGCTCTTTGACATCGTGGATCATCGCGAGAAGGGATGCGCAGACGGCGGACGGCGTTCAAACGTTGGCTGGTTTTGTCTGGGCATCTCTCGCAAGATATGATGCCTTGTACGCAAAAAAAATCAGCCCGCGTTAATTCAAAGATACGGAGCAAATCAGGGAAAGATC contains these protein-coding regions:
- the clpS gene encoding ATP-dependent Clp protease adapter ClpS, which codes for MRTYLGKFLANLPSPVSDVDVDIRPKTQKPSMFNVLLLNDDYTPMDFVVHVLEQFFAKSHEEALHIMMHVHRRGVGLCGVYSYEIAETKVAQVMSFSHRHQHPLQCTMEKA
- the clpA gene encoding ATP-dependent Clp protease ATP-binding subunit ClpA, producing the protein MLTRHLEESLHRALAHAQSRRHEFVTLEHMLLALIEDADAVAVIRGCNVEVGRLRQDIETYLENGLGSLLGLSSSEAQPTAAFQRVLQRAALHVQSTGRRQEVSGAHVLVAMFSEHESYAVYFLHSQGMTRLDAVNYLSHGIMKAPPSNPAPETPTRASDESAPPSPGGISGADEDATTEHVIKQGRDALAAYCINLNQKARDGRIDPLIGRDIEIARTLQILCRRSKNNPLYVGDPGVGKTAIAEGLARRIVEKQVPEALRETTIYALDLGAMLAGTRYRGDFEERLKNVLGELNRLKDSVLFIDEIHTIIGAGATSGGSMDASNLLKPALADGRLRCIGSTTYKEYRAHFEKDRALARRFQKIDVAEPSHDDAVRILSGVKGGYERHHGVRYTSEAVRAAVTLSARHLNDRRLPDKAIDVLDEAGARQHLSTENRRRRVIGAREVEEVIAQMARMPVKRLTQDDRSALMNLEGEIKSAIYGQDNAIDSLVCAVKLARAGLRDPNKPTGCYLFSGPTGVGKTEVARQLSHALGVELLRFDMSEYMERHSIARLIGAPPGYVGFDQGGLLTDAVDQNPHAVLLLDEIEKAHTDIYSLLLQVMDHGRLTDHNGKSVDFRHIVLIMTTNAGAAEMAKAPIGFGRDKREGEDAEAINRLFTPEFRNRLDAIIPFASLTPDTMGRIVDKFVLELEGQLRERHVNIVLTQSAREFLAQKGYDPVFGARPLARAMQEHLKQPLAEEILFGRLAKGGTVTVDMAADSAAVSPAPRLAFTYAPPAPIPPTTTRGGKREKVVVG